In one window of Leifsonia sp. NPDC080035 DNA:
- a CDS encoding YebC/PmpR family DNA-binding transcriptional regulator yields MSGHSKWATTKHKKAVIDARRAKSFAKLIKNIEVAAKIGGADLSGNPTLVDAVQKAKKTSVPNDNIDRAIKRGAGLTGESIDYTTIMYEGYGPGGVALLIECLTENKNRAAAEVRTAMTRNGGTMADPGSVAYNFHRKGVIVVPHADGVDEDTVLAAVLDAGAEDVTDRGESFEVVTEATDLVAARTALQDAGIDYDSADAEFVATVNVEADAEVARKVFRLIDALEDSDDVQNVYTNLDLSAEVQAQLADDDD; encoded by the coding sequence GTGTCCGGGCATTCCAAGTGGGCCACGACCAAGCACAAGAAGGCGGTGATCGACGCCCGCCGCGCGAAGTCGTTCGCCAAGCTCATCAAGAACATCGAGGTGGCCGCGAAGATCGGTGGCGCCGACCTGTCGGGCAACCCGACCCTGGTCGATGCCGTTCAGAAGGCGAAGAAGACTTCTGTCCCGAACGACAACATCGACCGCGCCATCAAGCGTGGAGCCGGCCTCACCGGTGAGTCCATCGACTACACGACGATCATGTACGAGGGCTACGGCCCGGGCGGCGTCGCCCTGCTGATCGAGTGCCTCACCGAGAACAAGAACCGCGCCGCCGCCGAGGTCCGCACCGCGATGACCCGCAACGGCGGCACCATGGCCGACCCCGGCAGCGTCGCGTACAACTTCCACCGCAAGGGCGTCATCGTGGTCCCGCACGCCGACGGCGTCGACGAGGACACCGTCCTCGCCGCCGTGCTCGACGCGGGCGCCGAGGACGTGACCGACCGTGGTGAGAGCTTCGAGGTCGTCACCGAGGCGACCGACCTCGTCGCCGCCCGCACGGCGCTCCAGGACGCCGGGATCGACTACGACTCGGCCGACGCGGAGTTCGTCGCGACGGTGAACGTCGAGGCGGACGCCGAGGTCGCTCGCAAGGTGTTCCGGCTGATCGACGCGCTCGAGGACTCGGATGACGTCCAGAACGTGTACACGAACCTCGACCTGAGCGCCGAGGTGCAGGCTCAGCTCGCGGACGACGACGACTAG
- the secF gene encoding protein translocase subunit SecF: MASRLTRFGNDLYTGARSFDFVGKRKIWYTIAIILVVLSILVPIVKGGFNFSIEFRGGSQFQITNVENTNTTKAQNAVASVVPDAVSHVSVVGRNAVQVQTDQLSESQTKEVADALAKTYGVDASDVSSTFIGPSWGADVTQQSIQGLVVFLLLAFIAMALYFRTWKMSAAAIISLFHDLIITAGIYALVGFEVSPATMIGFLTILGYSLYDTVVVFDKIRENTREEMDLTRRTFAESVNLAVNQTLVRSINTAVVAVLPVASILFIGAYALGAATLRDISLALLIGIIVGTYSTIFLAAPMYSQFREGEAAIRKHDQKVRSIRPKAAKPPVAAVGAE, encoded by the coding sequence ATGGCCAGCCGTCTCACCAGGTTCGGCAACGACCTCTACACCGGCGCCCGCTCGTTCGACTTCGTCGGCAAGCGGAAGATCTGGTACACGATCGCGATCATCCTCGTGGTGCTCTCGATCCTCGTGCCGATCGTCAAGGGCGGGTTCAACTTCTCCATCGAGTTCCGCGGCGGTTCGCAGTTCCAGATCACGAACGTCGAGAACACGAACACGACCAAGGCGCAGAACGCGGTGGCGAGCGTCGTGCCCGACGCCGTCTCGCACGTGAGCGTCGTCGGCCGCAATGCCGTGCAGGTGCAGACCGACCAGCTCTCCGAGTCGCAGACCAAGGAGGTCGCGGACGCCCTGGCGAAGACGTACGGTGTCGACGCCAGCGACGTCTCCTCGACGTTCATCGGCCCGTCCTGGGGTGCGGACGTGACCCAGCAGTCGATCCAGGGTCTCGTGGTCTTCCTGCTGCTCGCGTTCATCGCGATGGCGCTGTACTTCCGGACCTGGAAGATGTCGGCGGCGGCGATCATCTCGCTGTTCCACGACCTGATCATCACTGCCGGGATATACGCCCTGGTGGGCTTCGAGGTCTCGCCCGCGACGATGATCGGCTTCCTGACGATCCTCGGCTACTCGCTGTACGACACCGTCGTGGTGTTCGACAAGATCCGAGAGAACACCCGGGAGGAGATGGATCTGACCCGGCGCACGTTCGCCGAGTCGGTGAACCTCGCGGTGAACCAGACGCTCGTGCGTTCGATCAACACAGCGGTGGTCGCCGTCCTGCCGGTCGCTTCCATCCTGTTCATCGGTGCCTACGCACTGGGAGCGGCGACGCTGCGTGACATCTCGCTCGCTCTGCTCATCGGCATCATCGTCGGTACCTACTCGACGATCTTCCTTGCCGCGCCGATGTACTCGCAGTTCCGCGAGGGCGAGGCCGCGATCAGGAAGCACGACCAGAAGGTCCGCTCGATCCGGCCGAAGGCCGCCAAGCCGCCCGTCGCGGCGGTCGGCGCCGAGTAG
- the ruvA gene encoding Holliday junction branch migration protein RuvA, whose amino-acid sequence MISSLRGTVLSASGGTAVIEVGGVGFAVQLTPDHVLSLRVGDEAFVHTSLIVREDALQLFGFADLEQLQVFELLNGVSGVGPKSAIGVLSVLSPDQIASAVAADDDAPFRKVSGIGPKTAKLIVVSLTGKLVAARTAPARATKASGRGSSVTDSVLVALVGLGWPEKIAAEAVAEVVADTDETARDSVQALLRLTLAHLGPAKQGAR is encoded by the coding sequence GTGATCTCCTCCCTCCGCGGCACCGTCCTCTCCGCGAGCGGCGGCACCGCCGTGATCGAGGTGGGCGGCGTCGGCTTCGCCGTGCAGCTCACCCCCGATCACGTGCTGTCCCTCCGCGTCGGCGACGAAGCGTTCGTGCACACCTCCCTCATCGTCCGCGAGGACGCCCTGCAGCTCTTCGGCTTCGCCGACCTCGAGCAGCTGCAGGTCTTCGAGCTCCTGAACGGCGTGTCCGGCGTCGGCCCGAAGTCCGCCATCGGCGTGCTGTCTGTGCTCAGCCCCGACCAGATCGCCTCGGCGGTCGCCGCCGACGACGACGCGCCGTTCCGCAAGGTCTCCGGCATCGGGCCGAAGACCGCGAAGCTGATCGTGGTCTCGCTGACCGGCAAACTGGTCGCCGCGCGCACCGCACCCGCCCGTGCGACGAAGGCGAGCGGCCGTGGATCGTCGGTGACCGACAGCGTGCTCGTCGCGCTCGTCGGCCTCGGCTGGCCCGAGAAGATCGCCGCGGAGGCCGTCGCCGAGGTCGTCGCGGACACCGATGAGACGGCCCGGGACAGCGTCCAGGCGCTGCTGCGGCTGACGCTCGCCCACCTCGGTCCGGCTAAGCAGGGTGCGCGATGA
- the ruvB gene encoding Holliday junction branch migration DNA helicase RuvB, with translation MSEDLTAPELESESELAFEGALRPRTLAEFVGQAKVRGQLQLLLTAAKMQDRTADHILLAGPPGLGKTTLAMIVAQESGRPLRLSSGPAIQHAGDLAALLSSLTPGEVLFIDEIHRMARSAEEMLYLAMEDFRIDIMVGKGAGATSIPLDLAPFTLVGATTRSGLLPNPLRDRFGFTAHLEFYDESELTQVLARAATMLEFEIDKAALAEIAGRCRGTPRIANRLLRRVRDYALVHGGGADIAAVRAALELYDVDALGLDRLDRAVLHAILERFEGGPVGLNTLAVSVGEEAETIESVVEPFLVRIGLLSRTPRGRVATPSAWRHFGLSGPQQAVSQQPSLMDDL, from the coding sequence ATGAGCGAGGACCTCACCGCCCCCGAGCTGGAGTCGGAGTCCGAGCTCGCGTTCGAGGGAGCGCTGCGACCGCGGACTCTCGCCGAGTTCGTCGGCCAGGCCAAGGTCCGTGGGCAGCTTCAGCTGCTCCTGACCGCGGCGAAGATGCAGGACCGCACGGCGGACCACATCCTGCTCGCCGGCCCTCCCGGCCTCGGCAAGACCACCCTCGCCATGATCGTCGCGCAGGAGAGCGGCCGTCCGCTCCGGCTCTCCAGCGGCCCCGCCATCCAGCACGCCGGCGACCTCGCCGCCCTGCTCTCCTCCTTGACGCCGGGGGAGGTGCTCTTCATCGACGAGATCCACCGGATGGCCCGTTCTGCCGAGGAGATGCTCTACCTCGCCATGGAGGACTTCCGCATCGACATCATGGTCGGCAAGGGCGCGGGCGCCACCTCCATCCCTCTCGATCTCGCACCCTTCACCCTCGTCGGCGCGACCACCCGCTCCGGCCTGCTCCCGAACCCGCTCCGCGATCGCTTCGGCTTCACCGCGCACCTGGAGTTCTACGACGAGTCCGAGCTCACCCAGGTCCTCGCCCGTGCCGCGACGATGCTCGAGTTCGAGATCGACAAGGCGGCCCTGGCCGAGATCGCCGGCCGCTGCCGCGGCACCCCGCGCATCGCCAACCGCCTGCTGCGGCGGGTGCGCGACTATGCCCTCGTGCACGGCGGCGGCGCCGACATCGCGGCGGTGCGCGCGGCGCTGGAGCTGTACGACGTCGACGCTCTCGGCCTCGACCGGCTCGACCGAGCGGTGCTGCACGCCATCCTCGAACGTTTCGAGGGCGGCCCGGTCGGTCTGAACACCCTGGCCGTGTCCGTCGGCGAGGAGGCGGAGACCATCGAGTCGGTGGTCGAGCCGTTCCTGGTTCGCATCGGTCTGCTGTCCCGGACTCCGCGCGGGCGGGTGGCGACACCGTCGGCGTGGCGGCACTTCGGGCTCTCCGGCCCCCAGCAGGCGGTCTCACAGCAACCATCACTGATGGATGACCTATAA
- the yajC gene encoding preprotein translocase subunit YajC, protein MPIDPLTIVMVVILAALVFFMFRNSRKRQREQAETRSKMQPGAEVMTNFGLYGTLVSVDEDDNTALIETAPGHVVKVHRQVLARVVEPKTPEVVEDDAASATAAAPQLNEDTAIHHDQPEFGERLDDASKKPGAKSDD, encoded by the coding sequence ATGCCCATTGACCCGTTGACCATTGTGATGGTCGTCATCCTGGCGGCCCTCGTGTTCTTCATGTTCCGCAACAGCCGCAAGCGGCAGAGGGAGCAGGCGGAGACCCGCTCGAAGATGCAGCCCGGCGCTGAGGTCATGACGAACTTCGGTCTGTACGGAACTCTCGTCTCCGTCGACGAGGACGACAACACCGCGCTCATCGAGACCGCTCCCGGCCACGTCGTGAAGGTGCACCGCCAGGTGCTCGCCCGCGTCGTCGAGCCGAAGACCCCGGAGGTCGTCGAGGACGACGCCGCCTCCGCGACGGCTGCTGCCCCGCAGCTCAACGAGGACACCGCGATCCACCACGACCAGCCCGAATTCGGCGAGCGACTCGACGACGCGTCGAAGAAGCCCGGCGCCAAGAGCGACGACTGA
- the secD gene encoding protein translocase subunit SecD has protein sequence MAKSTPVKKAWRSLTWLGVIVVVLLGTLTAGVLFSNATWLPKLALDLEGGTQIILAPQVQNGQSIEQQQLDQAVSIIRQRIDASGVSEAQISTEGSRNIVVSLPGKPDEATLNRVKSSARLDFRPVLVSGSPSNEVVGADGKSTPAPTPAPGLQSTPSTSPTNGSDLAWVTPKLQAEFEAFSCSEAKNQDLSSAPTDQPLITCDDQNQAKYLLGPVEVKGQDIKDASAGLVQTSQGVTTGQWAVNIVFNGTGTKLFSDVTTRLVALQGAQNQFAIVLDGKVISAPTTQAAITDGRPQITGNFTESSAKALADQLKFGALPFSFKVQSQDTISATLGTSQLLSGLIAGLIGLILVAIYTFFQYRLLGFVTIVSLVVAGVLTWLTISLLSWHYDYRLSLAGVAGLIVAIGFTADSFIVYFERIRDELRDGRSLEGAVEAGWGRARRTIYASKATNLLAAIVLYVLAAANVRGFAFTLGLTTIIDVVVVLLFTHPTLQLLARTRFFSSGHPLSGLDPQALGAVYRGAAQFRSPSSSTSVSAGKAARSGKEAARRQTIAERKAAELAAASTSSDRSTEGKDS, from the coding sequence GTGGCAAAGTCGACCCCGGTCAAAAAGGCCTGGCGTTCTCTGACGTGGCTCGGCGTCATCGTGGTTGTCCTTCTGGGCACACTGACGGCCGGGGTCCTCTTCAGTAACGCCACGTGGCTGCCCAAGCTGGCCCTCGACCTCGAGGGCGGCACCCAGATCATCCTGGCGCCGCAGGTGCAGAACGGTCAGTCGATCGAGCAGCAGCAGCTCGACCAGGCCGTGTCGATCATCCGCCAGCGGATCGACGCCTCGGGGGTGTCCGAGGCCCAGATCTCGACCGAGGGCTCGCGCAACATCGTCGTGTCGCTGCCCGGCAAGCCGGACGAGGCGACGCTGAACCGCGTCAAGTCGAGCGCACGCCTCGACTTCCGTCCCGTGCTGGTCTCCGGCAGCCCGAGCAACGAGGTGGTGGGAGCGGACGGCAAGTCGACCCCGGCGCCGACGCCGGCCCCCGGCCTGCAGTCGACGCCGTCCACGAGCCCGACCAACGGAAGCGACCTCGCCTGGGTGACGCCCAAGCTGCAGGCCGAGTTCGAGGCGTTCTCGTGCTCGGAGGCGAAGAACCAGGATCTCTCCTCGGCCCCGACGGACCAGCCGCTCATCACCTGTGACGACCAGAACCAGGCCAAGTACCTGCTCGGGCCGGTCGAGGTGAAGGGTCAGGACATCAAGGACGCCAGCGCGGGTCTTGTGCAGACCTCGCAGGGCGTCACGACCGGCCAGTGGGCGGTCAACATCGTCTTCAACGGCACGGGCACGAAGCTGTTCTCGGACGTGACCACCCGTCTGGTCGCTCTGCAGGGCGCTCAGAACCAGTTCGCCATCGTGCTCGACGGCAAGGTCATCTCGGCACCGACCACGCAGGCGGCGATCACCGACGGCCGCCCGCAGATCACCGGCAACTTCACCGAGTCGAGCGCCAAGGCCCTCGCCGACCAGCTCAAGTTCGGCGCCCTGCCGTTCAGCTTCAAGGTGCAGAGCCAGGACACGATCTCGGCGACGCTCGGTACGTCCCAGCTGCTCAGCGGTCTCATCGCCGGTCTGATCGGTCTGATCCTCGTCGCGATCTACACGTTCTTCCAGTACCGCCTGCTCGGCTTCGTGACGATCGTCTCGCTCGTGGTGGCCGGTGTGCTCACCTGGCTGACGATCTCCCTGCTGTCGTGGCACTACGACTACCGGCTCTCCCTCGCCGGCGTCGCGGGCCTCATCGTCGCGATCGGATTCACGGCGGACTCGTTCATCGTGTACTTCGAACGAATACGAGACGAGTTGCGCGACGGCAGATCCCTGGAAGGCGCGGTCGAGGCGGGCTGGGGTCGCGCGCGGCGCACGATCTACGCGTCGAAGGCGACCAACCTCCTCGCGGCGATCGTCCTCTACGTGCTCGCCGCCGCGAACGTCCGCGGCTTCGCGTTCACGCTGGGCCTGACGACCATCATCGACGTGGTCGTTGTGCTGCTGTTCACTCATCCGACGCTCCAGCTGTTGGCACGCACGCGGTTCTTCTCCAGCGGGCACCCGCTCTCCGGTCTCGACCCGCAGGCGCTCGGCGCCGTGTACCGCGGCGCCGCGCAGTTCCGCAGCCCGTCCTCGTCGACGAGCGTCAGCGCAGGCAAGGCCGCCCGCAGCGGCAAGGAGGCGGCACGCCGCCAGACGATCGCCGAGCGCAAAGCGGCGGAGCTCGCCGCAGCGTCGACGTCCTCGGATCGCTCGACCGAGGGGAAGGACTCCTGA
- the ruvC gene encoding crossover junction endodeoxyribonuclease RuvC: MTVRVLGIDPGLTRCGVGIVDVRSDRRAALVAVTVIRTPPDMPLEQRLLTVGTGIDELIDAHGPAVVAIERVFAQHNLRTVMGTAQVSGVALHAAARRGLPVALHTPSEVKAAITGYGSADKKQVQAMVARILGLAEAPKPADAADALAIAICHAWRGGPVAAPAQAGSADTSLTPAQAAWRAAERSSRTSAATRRLAR, translated from the coding sequence ATGACGGTCCGGGTGCTCGGTATCGACCCGGGTCTCACGCGCTGCGGCGTCGGGATCGTCGACGTGCGCTCCGACCGCCGCGCGGCGTTGGTCGCGGTCACGGTGATCCGCACCCCGCCGGACATGCCGCTCGAGCAGCGGCTGCTGACGGTGGGGACCGGCATCGACGAGCTGATCGACGCCCACGGCCCCGCGGTCGTGGCGATCGAGCGCGTGTTCGCCCAGCACAACCTCCGGACCGTGATGGGCACCGCGCAGGTCAGTGGCGTCGCGCTGCACGCGGCCGCCCGGCGCGGCCTGCCCGTGGCGCTGCACACGCCGAGCGAGGTGAAGGCGGCCATCACCGGCTACGGCTCGGCGGACAAGAAGCAGGTGCAGGCGATGGTCGCGCGCATCCTGGGCCTCGCCGAAGCGCCGAAACCCGCGGACGCGGCGGATGCGCTGGCGATCGCGATCTGCCACGCGTGGCGCGGCGGCCCCGTCGCCGCGCCGGCGCAGGCCGGTTCTGCGGACACCTCGCTCACGCCGGCGCAGGCGGCGTGGCGCGCCGCGGAACGCTCCAGCCGGACGTCGGCGGCGACACGTAGGCTTGCCAGGTGA